The following coding sequences lie in one Methylotenera versatilis 301 genomic window:
- the ureC gene encoding urease subunit alpha, whose amino-acid sequence MSINIDKRAYAEMFGPTVGDKVRLADTELWIEVEKDYTLYGEEVKFGGGKVIRDGMGQGQLCAKDVADTVITNALIIDHWGIVKADIGIKNGRISAIGKAGNPDIQSAVTIAIGAGTEIIAGEGMIVTAGGVDTHIHFICPQQIEEALMSGVTTMLGGGTGPATGTFATTCTPGPWHIHRMLQSADAFPMNLGFLGKGNVSLPEPLREQVEAGAIGLKLHEDWGTTPAAIDNCLNVAEEMDIQVAIHSDTLNESGFVETTIAAFKDRTIHTFHTEGAGGGHAPDIIKAAGYANVLPSSTNPTRPFTVNTIDEHLDMLMVCHHLDPAIAEDIAFAESRIRRETIAAEDILHDLGAFSMMSSDSQAMGRVGEVIIRTWQTAHKMKIQRGALAEDSASNDNFRVKRYIAKYTINPALTHGIADTVGSIEVGKLADLVLWRPAFFGVKPSTILKGGMIAAAAMGDPNASIPTPQPVHYRQMFGAYGGGLKTSVTFVSQAALHNPALAALNLNKTLVPVRGTRTVRKVDMIHNGYMPKIDVDPETYIVRADGILLACEPASILPMAQRYFLF is encoded by the coding sequence ATGAGTATAAACATAGACAAGCGTGCCTATGCCGAGATGTTTGGTCCGACAGTGGGCGATAAAGTGCGCTTAGCCGATACCGAACTCTGGATAGAAGTAGAGAAAGATTACACACTCTATGGTGAAGAAGTTAAATTCGGCGGTGGTAAAGTCATTCGTGATGGTATGGGTCAAGGCCAACTTTGTGCTAAAGACGTTGCCGATACGGTCATTACTAACGCATTGATTATTGATCACTGGGGTATTGTTAAAGCTGATATTGGTATCAAAAATGGGCGAATTTCCGCGATTGGTAAAGCGGGCAACCCTGATATTCAGTCAGCTGTGACGATTGCAATTGGCGCAGGCACAGAGATTATTGCAGGCGAAGGCATGATAGTGACAGCAGGTGGGGTGGATACACATATTCACTTTATCTGTCCGCAACAAATCGAAGAGGCTTTGATGTCTGGCGTGACAACCATGTTGGGTGGTGGCACAGGCCCAGCCACAGGGACTTTTGCTACTACTTGTACACCAGGCCCTTGGCATATTCACCGTATGTTGCAGTCAGCTGATGCATTTCCGATGAACTTGGGCTTTTTAGGTAAAGGTAATGTGAGCTTGCCAGAGCCATTGCGTGAACAGGTTGAAGCTGGTGCCATTGGTTTAAAACTGCATGAAGACTGGGGCACTACGCCAGCAGCGATTGATAACTGCTTGAATGTGGCTGAAGAAATGGACATTCAAGTAGCGATTCACTCTGACACTTTGAATGAATCTGGCTTTGTGGAAACCACGATTGCAGCCTTTAAAGACCGCACTATTCACACCTTTCACACCGAAGGCGCGGGTGGTGGTCATGCACCAGATATTATTAAAGCGGCTGGTTACGCTAATGTGCTGCCGTCATCTACTAACCCTACACGCCCATTTACGGTCAACACTATTGATGAGCATTTAGATATGCTCATGGTTTGCCATCATCTAGACCCAGCCATTGCAGAAGACATTGCTTTTGCCGAAAGTCGTATTCGTCGCGAAACCATTGCAGCGGAGGATATTTTGCATGACTTAGGCGCATTTTCCATGATGTCATCTGACTCGCAAGCCATGGGGCGCGTGGGGGAGGTGATTATTAGGACTTGGCAAACTGCACATAAAATGAAAATACAGCGTGGCGCCCTAGCTGAAGATTCAGCTAGCAATGATAATTTTCGTGTGAAACGCTATATTGCCAAATATACGATTAATCCTGCACTTACGCATGGTATTGCCGATACCGTAGGCTCAATAGAAGTTGGGAAATTAGCGGACTTAGTCCTGTGGCGACCAGCGTTTTTTGGGGTGAAACCTTCCACTATTCTAAAAGGCGGCATGATAGCGGCGGCTGCGATGGGCGATCCGAACGCATCTATTCCTACGCCACAACCAGTGCATTACCGCCAAATGTTTGGCGCCTATGGTGGTGGGCTTAAAACCTCCGTCACTTTTGTTTCGCAAGCGGCTTTGCACAATCCGGCTTTGGCTGCGCTTAATTTAAATAAAACGCTAGTACCTGTACGAGGCACCCGAACGGTCAGAAAAGTAGACATGATACATAACGGCTATATGCCAAAAATTGATGTAGACCCTGAAACCTATATTGTTCGAGCTGATGGTATTTTACTTGCTTGTGAACCAGCAAGTATCTTGCCGATGGCACAGCGCTACTTCTTATTCTAG
- the ureE gene encoding urease accessory protein UreE, whose protein sequence is MININKRLGHFQQSKVDDQLVLPFDLRQRSRLRVTLSSGREAALLLDRGTIMRGGDLLETEDGYVVEIVAAPQAVTDVTAKTPQALMCAAYHLGNRHVPLQVGDGWLRLEQDHVLNEMLVGLGMTTTDQNAPFEPEAGAYGGGHRHDGDDDNYQRLPSKRLKPNA, encoded by the coding sequence ATGATTAATATTAACAAACGTCTTGGTCACTTTCAGCAAAGCAAAGTCGATGATCAATTGGTGCTGCCTTTTGATTTACGCCAAAGAAGTCGCTTACGTGTGACTTTATCATCAGGTCGTGAAGCCGCATTATTGCTTGATCGTGGAACTATCATGCGTGGAGGTGATTTACTTGAAACCGAAGATGGCTATGTCGTAGAAATTGTTGCTGCACCACAAGCCGTTACCGATGTCACCGCCAAAACGCCTCAAGCCTTAATGTGCGCTGCTTATCATTTAGGCAATCGGCATGTACCCTTGCAAGTGGGTGACGGTTGGCTAAGATTGGAGCAAGATCACGTGTTAAATGAAATGTTAGTGGGTTTGGGCATGACCACTACAGATCAAAATGCTCCATTTGAGCCTGAAGCTGGCGCCTACGGTGGCGGTCACAGACATGATGGGGATGATGACAATTATCAGCGTTTGCCCTCTAAACGGTTGAAACCAAATGCTTAA
- a CDS encoding urease accessory protein UreF, which produces MLKPSNIATHIAPNIALSRLLQLASPMLPVGAYSYSQGLEWAIECGDVYHQASAKTWIADVLDIYQQRYELPILYRIYQAWQADDMAAMSDWDAKFQAGRDTAEALAESRQMGYSLRRLLNDVGSLPLEFLEKINALETPAFPTIYAGIAYHWHISAQDLLHAYAWSWVENQVSAAMKAVPLGQVAGQRILLEIGESLPECVAQAMCLDDFAISNFVPGLSIAGCRHETQYSRLFRS; this is translated from the coding sequence ATGCTTAAGCCATCGAATATCGCGACTCATATTGCACCCAATATTGCGTTAAGCCGTTTACTGCAACTTGCCAGCCCTATGTTGCCAGTCGGTGCTTACAGCTATTCACAAGGCTTAGAATGGGCCATTGAGTGCGGTGATGTGTATCATCAAGCAAGCGCTAAAACTTGGATAGCCGATGTGCTAGATATCTATCAGCAGCGTTATGAACTACCAATTTTATATCGCATATACCAAGCTTGGCAGGCTGATGATATGGCTGCTATGAGTGACTGGGATGCAAAATTTCAAGCTGGCCGTGATACCGCTGAAGCGCTAGCAGAGAGCCGTCAAATGGGCTATTCACTGCGTCGCTTATTAAATGATGTTGGGTCGTTACCATTAGAGTTTCTAGAAAAAATCAATGCGCTCGAAACCCCAGCTTTTCCTACAATATATGCAGGAATTGCCTATCATTGGCATATTTCTGCACAAGATTTGTTACATGCCTACGCTTGGTCTTGGGTTGAAAATCAAGTCAGTGCAGCCATGAAAGCTGTGCCGCTTGGACAGGTGGCAGGGCAAAGAATCCTGCTGGAAATAGGAGAGTCTTTACCAGAATGTGTCGCACAAGCGATGTGTTTAGACGATTTTGCAATCAGTAACTTTGTTCCCGGCCTCAGCATTGCTGGGTGTCGCCATGAAACCCAATATAGTCGATTATTCAGATCATGA
- the ureG gene encoding urease accessory protein UreG produces the protein MIPTKIKPNTQSEPLRVGIGGPVGSGKTALTLALCQRLRDVYNIAVVTNDIYTKEDAEFLTRNEALTPDRIIGVETGGCPHTAIREDASMNLEAVSQLCERFEALDIVFIESGGDNLAATFSPELSDLTIYVIDVAAGEKIPRKGGPGITKSDLLIINKIDLAPMVGASLEVMDRDAKRMRGERPFIFTNLKIGQGLEEIVKFIEKQGLML, from the coding sequence ATGATTCCTACAAAAATTAAACCCAATACTCAATCAGAACCCTTACGTGTGGGCATAGGCGGGCCTGTCGGTTCAGGCAAAACGGCTTTAACGTTGGCTTTGTGTCAGCGTCTGCGTGATGTTTATAATATTGCCGTGGTCACTAACGATATTTACACCAAAGAAGATGCCGAGTTTCTAACGCGCAATGAAGCGCTCACGCCAGATCGCATTATTGGCGTAGAAACTGGAGGTTGCCCACATACCGCGATTCGTGAAGATGCTTCCATGAACCTAGAGGCAGTATCGCAATTGTGCGAACGTTTTGAGGCGCTAGATATTGTGTTTATTGAAAGTGGTGGTGATAATCTGGCAGCAACATTTAGCCCAGAACTTTCAGACTTAACCATTTATGTGATTGATGTTGCCGCGGGTGAAAAAATTCCACGCAAAGGTGGCCCAGGCATTACTAAGTCTGACTTACTTATTATCAATAAAATTGATTTAGCGCCTATGGTTGGCGCTTCTTTAGAAGTGATGGACAGAGATGCAAAGCGTATGAGAGGTGAGCGCCCGTTTATTTTTACTAACTTAAAAATTGGGCAAGGTTTAGAAGAAATCGTTAAATTTATTGAAAAGCAAGGCTTAATGCTTTAG
- a CDS encoding HupE/UreJ family protein, which translates to MKKQITIAALFSLFSGIASAHPGHGLDGAYAGFMHPFTGWDHLLVMLAIGVWAAKLGGKARWQLPLTFVAIMATGAVLGLSGLNFAYAETAIAASVMAMGVLLMMSLPMNKMMQLSITALFALFHGLAHGIELQSQSSSAALGGMLFATAMLHSLGLLMASQRVKMVHVLNNSLAWLLLLVGGYLLLA; encoded by the coding sequence ATGAAAAAACAAATCACAATAGCGGCTTTATTTTCATTGTTTTCTGGCATCGCTAGCGCACATCCAGGACACGGTTTAGACGGTGCATATGCAGGCTTTATGCACCCATTCACAGGTTGGGATCATTTACTGGTGATGCTGGCAATTGGTGTCTGGGCCGCTAAGTTGGGTGGAAAAGCACGCTGGCAGCTGCCGCTGACATTTGTCGCGATCATGGCGACGGGTGCTGTATTGGGTTTATCAGGTTTAAATTTCGCCTACGCAGAAACCGCGATTGCCGCCAGTGTCATGGCGATGGGCGTACTGTTGATGATGAGTTTACCGATGAACAAGATGATGCAATTGAGCATTACAGCTTTATTTGCCTTATTTCATGGGTTGGCGCATGGTATAGAGCTTCAATCACAATCAAGTTCAGCCGCGTTAGGTGGAATGTTATTCGCAACGGCTATGCTGCATAGTCTAGGCCTTTTGATGGCTTCTCAGCGCGTAAAGATGGTTCATGTGCTTAACAACTCTTTAGCTTGGTTATTGCTGTTGGTAGGTGGCTACTTATTATTAGCTTAG
- a CDS encoding ATP-binding protein, with amino-acid sequence MQSDVELNPNNLSLAPPENAKPTQRIIKIRRDYNTWVANESIEDFALRFTPRSFRKWSIFRVSNTALSAISFLVLEAVGGTIAVNYGAVNALWAILAVGVIIFLTALPISFYAAKYGLDMDLLTRGASFGYIGSTISSFIYASFTFILFALEAAIMAYALELYFHLPLYLGYLVSALVVIPFVIHGVTLINRIQMFTQPVWLILMCMPFIAIMYQDPEVISRMMLFAGASGERGEFNLLLFGAATAVGVALIPQIGEQVDFLRFMPEKTPENSWRWNLGVLTAGPGWVFVGMIKMAAGVLLAYLVIQSDMSFLQATNPTQMYLVGYQYLFSSKELALGMTALFVVISQVKINMTNAYAGSLAWSNFFARLTHSHPGRVVWVVFNASIAIVLMELDVFKALEQVLALYSNIAIAWIAAVVADLVINKPLGLSPKGIEFRRAYLYDINPVGVGAMLLASLFSITAFSGVFGVVPQAFSAFIALFTALIASPIIAWLTKGKYYIARKPIVFSPTTRIAKCTVCEREYETPDMAHCPAYQGFICSLCCCLDARCNDACKPDAKFSTQWEATLKKVLPKTLWTYLNSGLSAYLLLMSITLTFLATLLWLIYYHESQVLAQTAASLLPQLRSGYLKIFSALVFASAIIAWWLVLTGQSRRVAQEESNRQTGLLQREIELHQKTDAELQLARQVADQANQAKSRYITGISHELRTPLNSILGYAQLLDNDTSIPDSRLQAIRVIRRSGEHLLSLIEGTLDIARIEGGKLTFDIKPLRFPEFIKQIVSMFELQARNKGINFAYEVTSELPKMVRADQKRLSQILINILGNAVKFTQHGGVVFRVQYARELVQIEIEDTGPGIQTHEIDSVFEPFARGSAAANDRIGGTGLGLTISKLLTQLMGGEISVNSVVGKGTIFKIKLFLPQIHKTQEIEAVLAAQRIGYVGTRKRILVVDNEYIDREMLVTLLQPLGFEMAEAANGLECLEQHTVFNPDLILMDLAMPMMDGWEASYVIRKVRQSDVPIGIVSANAFDKGLENTAGIGAEDFILKPVELSELLDWLGKQLNLEWITASENQLLPVEEPNFTPVLVAPPKIYLDELLALMKIGYVRGISKKIDEIESLDVEYKVFAIAMRKFAQQFQLAAMKKFVEEINTYE; translated from the coding sequence ATGCAATCGGATGTTGAATTGAACCCTAATAATTTGTCATTGGCACCGCCAGAAAATGCCAAGCCAACACAGCGCATCATTAAAATACGCCGGGACTACAACACATGGGTGGCGAATGAATCTATAGAGGATTTTGCCCTTCGCTTTACACCTCGATCATTCCGTAAGTGGTCAATTTTTCGCGTTTCAAATACTGCTTTAAGCGCCATTTCATTTCTGGTCTTAGAGGCCGTTGGCGGCACTATCGCGGTTAATTATGGCGCAGTAAACGCGCTGTGGGCGATTTTAGCTGTGGGCGTCATTATATTTTTAACCGCGCTACCTATTAGCTTTTATGCGGCTAAATATGGCCTAGACATGGATTTACTTACCCGTGGCGCTAGTTTTGGCTACATTGGCTCCACTATTTCATCTTTTATTTACGCCTCTTTCACGTTTATTTTATTTGCATTAGAAGCCGCCATTATGGCTTATGCACTAGAGCTATATTTTCATTTACCTCTCTACCTCGGTTACTTAGTTAGCGCCCTGGTCGTCATTCCTTTTGTGATTCATGGCGTCACATTAATCAATCGAATTCAGATGTTCACACAACCTGTTTGGCTGATACTCATGTGCATGCCTTTTATTGCAATCATGTATCAAGACCCAGAAGTCATCTCACGCATGATGCTCTTTGCGGGTGCATCTGGCGAGCGGGGGGAGTTTAATCTGCTTCTATTTGGTGCTGCAACTGCAGTAGGGGTGGCTTTAATTCCCCAAATTGGTGAGCAAGTAGACTTTCTTCGCTTTATGCCAGAAAAAACACCTGAAAATAGTTGGCGGTGGAATTTGGGCGTGCTGACGGCTGGACCTGGCTGGGTATTTGTAGGCATGATAAAAATGGCAGCGGGCGTTTTATTGGCTTATCTCGTCATTCAAAGTGACATGTCATTTCTACAGGCAACTAATCCCACGCAAATGTATTTAGTGGGTTATCAGTATTTATTTAGCTCAAAAGAATTAGCTTTGGGTATGACGGCGTTATTTGTTGTGATTTCCCAAGTTAAAATTAATATGACCAATGCTTATGCAGGTTCACTGGCATGGTCTAACTTTTTTGCTCGGTTAACACATAGCCATCCAGGCCGCGTGGTTTGGGTGGTTTTTAATGCCAGTATCGCAATCGTATTAATGGAGTTAGATGTATTTAAAGCCTTAGAGCAGGTATTGGCTTTATATTCAAACATCGCTATTGCATGGATTGCGGCTGTCGTGGCTGATTTAGTCATCAATAAGCCACTTGGCTTAAGCCCGAAGGGCATTGAATTTAGACGCGCTTATTTGTACGATATTAATCCTGTAGGCGTGGGAGCTATGCTATTGGCTTCGTTGTTTTCTATCACTGCGTTTTCAGGTGTTTTTGGCGTTGTACCTCAAGCATTTTCTGCTTTTATCGCACTTTTTACCGCATTGATTGCATCGCCAATTATTGCTTGGCTTACTAAGGGTAAATACTATATTGCGCGCAAACCAATTGTATTTAGCCCAACAACCCGTATCGCTAAATGCACCGTTTGTGAGCGCGAATATGAAACGCCAGATATGGCGCATTGCCCAGCATATCAAGGCTTTATTTGTTCGCTATGCTGTTGCCTAGATGCACGTTGTAATGATGCTTGCAAGCCTGATGCCAAATTTTCTACCCAATGGGAAGCTACCCTAAAGAAAGTATTACCTAAAACGCTTTGGACCTATCTGAATTCTGGTTTAAGTGCCTACTTACTTTTGATGAGTATTACCTTAACTTTTTTAGCAACCTTGCTATGGCTAATTTATTACCATGAAAGCCAAGTGTTGGCGCAAACCGCCGCTAGCTTATTGCCACAATTACGTTCTGGCTATTTGAAGATATTTTCTGCACTTGTGTTTGCAAGTGCCATTATTGCTTGGTGGTTGGTATTGACTGGTCAAAGTAGGCGTGTGGCGCAAGAGGAATCTAACCGTCAGACAGGTTTATTACAACGTGAAATAGAGTTACATCAAAAAACCGATGCTGAGCTTCAACTAGCACGACAGGTTGCAGATCAAGCTAACCAAGCTAAAAGTCGCTACATTACCGGTATTAGCCACGAACTACGCACGCCACTCAATAGCATTTTAGGCTACGCACAATTGTTAGATAACGATACGTCTATTCCAGATAGTCGTTTACAAGCGATACGTGTGATACGTCGCAGCGGCGAACATTTGCTATCACTCATTGAAGGTACGCTCGATATTGCACGTATCGAAGGCGGCAAACTTACTTTTGATATCAAGCCATTGAGATTCCCAGAATTTATTAAACAAATAGTCAGCATGTTTGAATTGCAAGCGCGTAACAAAGGTATTAATTTTGCCTATGAAGTGACAAGCGAGCTGCCAAAAATGGTGCGTGCCGACCAAAAGCGCTTAAGTCAAATACTCATTAATATTTTGGGTAACGCGGTCAAGTTTACGCAACATGGCGGCGTAGTTTTCCGGGTGCAGTATGCACGTGAACTAGTGCAAATTGAGATTGAAGATACTGGCCCTGGCATACAAACCCATGAAATTGATTCTGTATTTGAGCCATTTGCAAGAGGTAGCGCAGCTGCCAACGATAGAATAGGGGGGACTGGTTTGGGTCTCACTATTAGCAAGTTGTTAACGCAATTAATGGGCGGTGAAATCAGTGTGAACAGCGTGGTAGGGAAGGGTACCATATTTAAAATTAAGTTATTCTTACCACAAATACACAAAACCCAAGAAATAGAAGCAGTGTTAGCCGCCCAGCGTATTGGCTATGTAGGCACAAGAAAGAGAATACTGGTGGTAGATAATGAGTATATTGATAGAGAAATGTTAGTCACTCTGCTCCAGCCGCTAGGTTTTGAAATGGCCGAAGCTGCCAATGGTCTGGAGTGTCTTGAACAACATACAGTATTTAATCCTGATTTAATTTTGATGGATCTTGCTATGCCGATGATGGATGGTTGGGAAGCCAGTTATGTCATACGTAAAGTACGGCAGTCTGATGTGCCAATTGGTATTGTATCGGCTAATGCCTTCGATAAAGGCTTAGAAAACACTGCAGGCATAGGTGCTGAAGACTTTATATTAAAACCCGTAGAGCTATCTGAGTTGTTAGATTGGCTAGGTAAACAACTTAATTTAGAATGGATTACCGCGTCAGAAAATCAGCTATTGCCTGTCGAAGAGCCAAACTTTACGCCTGTATTGGTTGCACCACCTAAAATCTATCTAGATGAGTTGTTAGCGTTAATGAAAATAGGGTATGTTCGGGGTATTTCTAAAAAAATTGATGAAATAGAGAGTTTAGATGTCGAATATAAAGTATTTGCTATTGCGATGAGAAAGTTTGCACAACAATTCCAGTTAGCTGCCATGAAGAAATTTGTGGAAGAGATTAACACCTATGAGTAA
- a CDS encoding response regulator transcription factor — protein sequence MSNLKPSRDGAPIVLIVDDVPDNLAVLHDALDESGFTVLVANNGEAALVAAIEAQPGIILLDAIMPGMDGFEVCRKLKADINTRHIPIIFMTGLTESEHVVAAFQAGGTDYITKPIRAIEVLARIDAHMQTSRLMNQARGALDAFGQAAVAITPSNGKVVWQTPLAREWMQRYFPEHYAHYQSKTPPQVLSWIEKVSLARETQADIPLLTIVLPRGRLNFVPAELNDSEQWVILLREESDAAQIEALMTIFKLTSRESEVLYWATKGKTSRDIGDILGSSPRTVNKHLEHVFVKLGVETRTAAAALASSKIRTIK from the coding sequence ATGAGTAACCTTAAGCCAAGCAGAGACGGTGCGCCTATTGTGCTCATTGTCGATGATGTGCCCGATAACTTAGCAGTGTTACATGATGCATTGGATGAATCAGGATTTACTGTATTAGTCGCTAATAATGGAGAGGCTGCTCTAGTGGCTGCGATAGAAGCGCAACCTGGCATTATATTGCTCGATGCTATCATGCCTGGCATGGATGGTTTTGAGGTATGCAGAAAGCTAAAAGCAGACATTAATACTCGTCATATTCCAATCATTTTCATGACAGGGCTCACTGAGTCTGAACATGTGGTTGCAGCGTTTCAGGCGGGCGGAACTGATTATATTACGAAGCCTATACGTGCAATAGAAGTGCTAGCAAGAATAGATGCGCACATGCAAACTTCGCGCTTGATGAATCAGGCGCGTGGGGCCTTAGACGCATTCGGTCAGGCTGCTGTTGCGATTACACCAAGTAATGGCAAGGTTGTATGGCAAACGCCTTTAGCAAGAGAATGGATGCAGCGATATTTTCCAGAGCATTATGCACATTATCAATCCAAAACGCCGCCACAAGTATTATCTTGGATTGAAAAAGTATCACTCGCTCGAGAAACGCAAGCTGATATACCACTTTTGACAATTGTTTTACCAAGAGGGCGTTTGAACTTTGTTCCAGCAGAACTTAACGATAGTGAGCAGTGGGTAATTTTGCTGCGAGAAGAGTCTGATGCAGCGCAGATAGAGGCATTGATGACGATATTTAAGTTAACTAGCCGAGAGTCAGAAGTTTTGTACTGGGCCACCAAAGGTAAAACCAGCCGCGATATTGGTGACATTCTTGGCTCCAGCCCACGCACCGTAAATAAACACCTAGAGCATGTGTTTGTTAAGTTAGGCGTAGAAACAAGAACTGCGGCGGCGGCCTTAGCCTCTAGCAAAATTCGTACTATAAAGTAA
- a CDS encoding RelA/SpoT family protein yields the protein MVSIHNKNSVLLASNESDVSSWIESLSKCFSTTDVELIRLACDLVTPLYAGCTELTGTPLLQHALGAATILIDMNMDVETIAATILHAVPERLVDWRTALETQFGSNIVGLVEGISRMEQIQAFSEIEGLHDPDLKNGDHAQQVESLRKMLLAMVQDIRVVLIKLAERTHTLRCLSGASPSQQKRIAQESKGIFAPLANRLGVWQIKWELEDLSLRYLEPQLYKEVAKMLDERRVDREQYIIDVVNQLKYELSHAEIKAEVTGRPKHIYSIIKKMKSKRLDFNELYDVRAVRILVDEIKDCYTVLGMIHNLWQPIPGEFDDYIARPKSNNYRSLHTAVSGPRGLALEVQIRTVEMHQHSELGVAAHWRYKEGGKSDAKFDEKVAWLRQILAWKDEVADSGDLLEQFKSELFQDKVYVLTPQGKVIDLPAGATPIDFAYTLHTDLGHRTRGAKVDGSIVPLNTKLQNGQRVEILTSKHGSPSRDWLNATLGFLQSPGARAKVRHWFKYQHFEENTAQGRAKLDRELHRAGVGAINQEKIAQKLQFQKLEDFLAAIGRGDISEHQIALAIQGEVAPKAEQTDTPIAPRRISNVKSQTEIVIEGIGNLQTSTAKCCKPMPQDVIVGYLTRDHGVTIHRKACTFIARLPEERHDRVLNAQWGNSQSVRSDVDIEVEAHDRQGLLRDISDLFAREKINATKANTMSRNHLALMQFSIEISDLEQLSRLLGLIQQVPNVIAARRR from the coding sequence ATGGTTTCTATTCACAACAAAAATTCTGTTTTACTAGCATCAAATGAGAGCGATGTTTCTTCTTGGATTGAATCTTTATCGAAGTGTTTCTCGACCACTGATGTTGAGTTAATTCGTCTTGCCTGCGATCTAGTTACTCCGCTCTATGCTGGTTGTACTGAACTGACAGGTACGCCACTATTGCAGCATGCACTGGGAGCGGCGACCATCCTCATCGACATGAACATGGATGTGGAAACCATTGCCGCAACGATACTACATGCTGTACCAGAGAGGCTCGTTGATTGGCGTACAGCGCTGGAAACTCAATTCGGCTCCAATATTGTTGGCTTGGTTGAAGGTATTTCACGTATGGAGCAAATTCAAGCATTCAGCGAGATTGAAGGCCTGCATGACCCTGACTTGAAAAATGGTGACCACGCGCAGCAGGTAGAGAGCTTGCGCAAAATGTTGTTGGCAATGGTGCAAGACATCCGCGTCGTTCTGATTAAGCTGGCTGAACGCACGCATACTTTGCGCTGTTTATCTGGAGCTAGCCCTAGCCAGCAGAAGCGAATTGCACAGGAGAGCAAGGGAATTTTTGCACCGCTGGCCAACCGTCTTGGTGTGTGGCAGATTAAATGGGAGTTGGAAGACCTCTCGCTACGTTATCTAGAGCCTCAACTCTACAAAGAAGTAGCGAAAATGTTGGATGAGCGACGCGTCGACCGAGAGCAATACATCATTGATGTTGTGAACCAACTAAAATATGAACTGAGCCATGCCGAAATCAAGGCTGAAGTCACTGGACGCCCTAAACACATTTATAGCATCATAAAGAAGATGAAAAGTAAGCGCCTAGATTTCAACGAGCTTTATGATGTGCGTGCGGTGCGGATTTTGGTGGACGAAATTAAGGACTGCTACACTGTATTGGGCATGATTCATAACTTATGGCAGCCTATTCCTGGTGAATTCGACGACTATATCGCGCGACCTAAGAGCAACAACTACCGTTCTTTGCATACTGCCGTTAGCGGACCACGCGGATTGGCGTTGGAAGTTCAGATTCGCACTGTTGAGATGCATCAGCATTCTGAACTGGGCGTTGCAGCCCACTGGCGTTATAAGGAAGGCGGTAAATCAGACGCTAAATTCGACGAGAAAGTCGCTTGGTTGCGCCAGATATTGGCATGGAAAGACGAAGTTGCCGACAGCGGCGATTTACTGGAGCAATTTAAGAGCGAACTGTTCCAAGACAAAGTCTACGTGCTGACGCCGCAAGGCAAAGTAATTGATCTGCCCGCAGGCGCTACCCCTATTGATTTTGCCTATACCTTACATACTGATTTAGGGCATCGCACGCGTGGCGCGAAAGTGGATGGAAGCATCGTGCCTCTCAACACGAAGCTACAAAACGGTCAGCGCGTAGAGATTCTAACGTCAAAACATGGCTCACCTAGCCGCGATTGGCTTAATGCTACGCTTGGTTTCCTGCAAAGTCCGGGTGCTCGTGCCAAGGTTAGGCACTGGTTCAAATATCAGCATTTCGAAGAAAATACAGCGCAGGGTCGTGCGAAGTTGGATCGCGAGTTGCACCGTGCCGGCGTAGGAGCCATTAATCAAGAAAAAATAGCGCAGAAACTACAATTTCAGAAACTTGAAGATTTTCTGGCTGCCATTGGGCGCGGAGATATCAGCGAGCATCAAATTGCCCTCGCTATTCAGGGTGAGGTGGCTCCAAAAGCTGAGCAAACGGACACACCAATCGCTCCCAGACGCATTTCAAATGTAAAATCTCAGACTGAGATCGTGATTGAAGGTATCGGTAACTTACAAACCAGCACAGCCAAATGCTGCAAACCTATGCCTCAGGATGTCATTGTTGGCTACCTCACGCGTGATCATGGGGTAACGATTCATCGTAAGGCATGTACGTTTATCGCACGATTACCAGAGGAACGGCACGATCGCGTGCTCAATGCCCAGTGGGGTAACTCTCAGAGTGTCCGCTCGGACGTGGATATCGAAGTGGAAGCACATGACCGTCAAGGCCTGCTTCGAGACATCAGCGACCTATTCGCTCGTGAAAAAATCAACGCCACCAAGGCCAACACGATGAGTAGGAATCATCTGGCGTTAATGCAGTTTTCGATCGAGATCTCTGATTTGGAACAACTAAGCCGCCTACTGGGCTTGATACAGCAGGTGCCAAATGTTATCGCAGCACGGCGGCGATAA